From one Streptomyces sp. R41 genomic stretch:
- a CDS encoding DEAD/DEAH box helicase, giving the protein MAFNHLPAGVHDALAPLSVTPVTHSMPMAKNLRSDRPSSDTASRPSPGTILDRLASGPSRASRITHTEHLPPREGRHAVWPDRIRSEVIAAVQAAGIEHPWAHQARAAEHALDGESVIVATGTASGKSLAYLVPVLTALLDGSEAPNGRGATALYLAPTKALAADQCRSVKELSQPLGSAVRPAVYDGDTPFEEREWVRQYANYVLTNPDMLHRGILPSHPRWSSFLRSLRYVVIDECHTYRGVFGSHVAQVLRRLRRLCARYGASPVFLLASATAAEPSVAARRLTGLPVVEVADDASPRGELVFALWEPPLTELHGEKGAPVRRTATAETADLLTDLTVQGMRSIAFVRSRRGAELISVIAQERLAEVDRSLARRVAAYRGGYLPEERRALERALHSGELLGLAATTALELGVDVSGLDVVVIAGYPGTRASLWQQAGRAGRSGQGALAILVARDDPLDTFLVHHPEALFDQPVESTVLDPDNPYVLAPHLCAAAAEIPLTDDDLELFGPATAGLLPQLEAAKLLRRRTKAWHWTRRERAADLTDIRGEGGSPVQVVEAGTGRLLGTVDAGAAHTTVHEGAVHLHQGRTYLVRKLDLEDSVALVEEANPPYSTVARDTTSISVLETDVEVPWGDGRLCYGSVEVTNQVVSFLRRRVITGEVLGETKLDLPPRTLRTRAVWWTVTEDQLDAARINPEILGGALHAAEHASIGMLPLFATCDRWDIGGVSIPLHPDTLLPTVFVYDGHPGGAGFAERAFHTARTWLTATRQAIASCECDAGCPSCIQSPKCGNGNDPLHKRGAVRLLTELLRAAPEG; this is encoded by the coding sequence ATGGCATTCAATCACTTACCGGCAGGCGTGCACGACGCCTTGGCCCCATTGTCCGTCACGCCAGTGACACACTCGATGCCGATGGCCAAGAATCTCCGATCCGATCGACCCTCGTCGGACACCGCTTCCCGCCCCTCGCCGGGCACGATCCTGGACCGGCTCGCCTCTGGACCGAGCCGGGCTTCGCGCATCACTCATACGGAGCACTTGCCCCCGCGCGAGGGCCGCCATGCCGTCTGGCCCGACCGGATCCGCTCGGAGGTCATCGCCGCGGTGCAGGCCGCGGGTATCGAGCATCCCTGGGCCCACCAGGCACGGGCCGCCGAGCACGCCCTGGACGGCGAGTCGGTGATCGTCGCCACGGGCACGGCCTCCGGCAAGTCCCTGGCGTACCTCGTCCCGGTCCTGACAGCCCTGCTGGACGGCTCGGAGGCGCCGAACGGCCGTGGCGCCACCGCGCTGTACCTGGCCCCGACGAAGGCCCTCGCGGCCGACCAGTGCCGCTCCGTGAAGGAACTTTCACAACCTTTGGGCAGTGCCGTACGCCCAGCCGTGTACGACGGCGACACGCCCTTCGAGGAACGCGAATGGGTACGTCAGTACGCCAACTACGTCCTGACCAACCCCGACATGCTGCACCGCGGGATATTGCCCTCCCACCCCCGCTGGTCCTCCTTCCTCCGCTCGCTGCGCTACGTCGTCATCGACGAGTGCCACACCTACCGCGGCGTCTTCGGCTCCCACGTCGCCCAGGTGCTGCGCCGTCTGCGCCGCCTGTGCGCCCGCTACGGCGCCTCTCCCGTCTTCCTGCTGGCCTCCGCGACCGCCGCCGAGCCGTCGGTGGCCGCGCGCCGGCTGACCGGCCTTCCCGTCGTCGAGGTCGCGGACGACGCCTCCCCACGAGGTGAACTGGTGTTCGCCCTCTGGGAGCCCCCGCTCACCGAGCTGCACGGCGAGAAGGGCGCACCCGTTCGGCGTACCGCAACCGCCGAGACGGCCGACCTGCTGACCGATCTCACCGTCCAGGGCATGCGCTCGATCGCCTTCGTACGGTCCCGGCGTGGCGCCGAGCTGATCTCGGTGATCGCCCAGGAACGCCTCGCCGAGGTCGACCGCTCGCTGGCCCGGCGCGTCGCCGCCTACCGCGGCGGCTACCTCCCCGAGGAACGCCGCGCCCTCGAACGCGCCCTGCACTCCGGCGAACTCCTCGGCCTCGCCGCCACCACCGCCCTCGAACTCGGCGTCGACGTCTCCGGCCTGGACGTCGTCGTCATCGCCGGTTACCCGGGCACCCGCGCGTCCCTGTGGCAGCAGGCGGGCCGCGCGGGACGCTCAGGGCAGGGCGCGCTGGCGATCCTGGTCGCCCGCGACGACCCACTGGACACCTTCCTCGTCCACCACCCCGAGGCTCTCTTCGACCAGCCCGTGGAATCCACCGTCCTCGATCCCGACAACCCGTACGTCCTCGCCCCGCACCTGTGCGCCGCCGCCGCCGAGATCCCGCTCACGGACGACGACTTGGAGCTCTTCGGCCCAGCCACCGCCGGCCTGCTCCCGCAGCTGGAGGCCGCGAAGCTGCTGCGCCGCCGGACGAAGGCCTGGCACTGGACGCGCCGGGAGCGGGCCGCCGATCTGACCGACATCCGCGGCGAGGGCGGCAGCCCGGTGCAGGTCGTCGAGGCCGGAACCGGACGGCTGCTCGGCACGGTCGACGCCGGCGCCGCGCACACGACGGTCCACGAGGGCGCGGTCCATCTGCACCAGGGCCGTACGTACCTGGTGCGCAAGCTGGACCTGGAGGACTCCGTCGCACTCGTCGAGGAGGCCAACCCGCCGTATTCGACGGTCGCCCGCGACACGACGTCCATCTCCGTCCTGGAGACCGACGTCGAGGTCCCCTGGGGCGACGGCCGGTTGTGCTACGGCTCCGTCGAGGTCACCAACCAAGTCGTCTCCTTCCTGCGCCGACGTGTCATCACCGGTGAAGTGCTGGGTGAGACGAAACTCGACCTCCCTCCTCGTACGCTCCGCACCCGCGCCGTCTGGTGGACGGTCACGGAGGACCAGCTCGACGCGGCCCGGATCAACCCGGAGATCCTCGGCGGCGCCCTGCACGCCGCCGAGCACGCGTCGATCGGCATGCTTCCGCTCTTCGCCACCTGCGATCGCTGGGACATCGGCGGCGTGTCCATCCCGCTGCACCCGGACACCCTGCTGCCCACCGTCTTCGTGTACGACGGTCACCCCGGCGGCGCGGGCTTCGCGGAGCGCGCCTTCCACACCGCCCGCACCTGGCTCACCGCCACCCGCCAGGCCATCGCCTCCTGCGAGTGCGACGCCGGCTGCCCGTCCTGCATCCAGTCCCCCAAGTGCGGCAACGGGAACGATCCGTTGCACAAGCGAGGGGCCGTACGGCTGCTCACGGAGTTGCTGCGGGCGGCACCGGAGGGCTGA
- the bldG gene encoding anti-sigma factor antagonist BldG: protein MDLSLSTRNVPGPNGDRTVVEVGGEIDVYTAPKLREQLVELVNDGSFHLVVDMEGVDFLDSTGLGVLVGGLKRVRAHEGSLRLVCNQERILKIFRITGLTKVFPIHTSVEEAVNATD from the coding sequence GTGGACCTGTCCCTGTCGACTCGCAATGTGCCCGGCCCTAACGGCGACCGTACGGTCGTCGAGGTCGGCGGCGAAATCGATGTATATACCGCGCCCAAGCTGCGCGAGCAGCTGGTCGAGCTGGTGAACGACGGCAGTTTCCACCTTGTCGTCGACATGGAGGGCGTGGACTTCCTCGACTCCACCGGGCTCGGCGTGTTGGTGGGCGGCCTGAAGCGCGTAAGGGCCCATGAGGGCTCACTGCGACTGGTCTGCAACCAGGAGCGCATTCTCAAGATCTTCCGTATTACCGGTCTCACCAAGGTGTTCCCGATTCACACCTCGGTGGAGGAGGCGGTCAACGCCACCGACTGA
- a CDS encoding ATP-binding protein has translation MATVELRFSALPEHVRTARLVAAAVARRAGVDEAVLDEVRLAVGEACSRAVGLHQSGGISAPVRVSLIEDEKQFSIEVGDEAPRTAPGETVPGAAPGDSDADAEEDEMGLAVISGLVDDVEVTAGENGGLIRMSWPTTPPASLAS, from the coding sequence ATGGCCACCGTTGAACTCCGCTTCAGCGCGCTGCCCGAGCACGTCAGGACCGCCCGTCTGGTGGCGGCAGCGGTGGCGCGCAGGGCCGGAGTGGACGAGGCCGTACTCGACGAGGTCAGGCTCGCTGTCGGCGAGGCCTGCAGTCGTGCCGTCGGACTTCACCAGAGCGGCGGCATCTCGGCGCCGGTGCGGGTGAGCCTGATCGAGGACGAGAAGCAGTTCTCCATCGAGGTCGGCGACGAGGCGCCGCGGACGGCTCCCGGTGAGACCGTGCCCGGCGCCGCCCCCGGTGACTCGGACGCGGACGCCGAGGAGGACGAGATGGGCCTCGCGGTCATCAGCGGCCTCGTCGACGACGTCGAAGTCACCGCCGGGGAGAACGGCGGACTGATCAGGATGAGCTGGCCGACCACGCCGCCGGCCTCGCTCGCTTCCTGA
- a CDS encoding sodium-translocating pyrophosphatase produces MAGLSTPHQFDQPTTFAAAVLTDDNRLIVMVIGAVALAALVVAGILVRQVLAAGEGTDSMKKIATAIQEGANAYLGRQMRTLGVFAVVVFFLLMLLPADDWNQRAGRSIFFLIGAAFSATTGYTGMWLAVRSNVRVAAAAREATPAEGEPEKDLTAVSHKAMKIAFRTGGVVGMFTVGLGLLGASCVVLVYAADAPKVLEGFGLGAALIAMFMRVGGGIFTKAADVGADLVGKVEQGIPEDDPRNAATIADNVGDNVGDCAGMAADLFESYAVTLVAALILGKAAFGDSGLAFPLIVPAIGVITAMVGIFAVAPRRSDRSGMSAINRGFFISAVISLALVATAVYVYLPAKYADLDGVTDAAIKAKAGDPRILALVAVAIGIVLAALIQQLTGYFTETTRRPVRDIGKTSLTGAATVVLAGISVGLESAVYTALLIGLGVYGAFLLGGTSIMLALFAVALAGTGLLTTVGVIVAMDTFGPVSDNAQGIAEMSGDVTGAGAQVLTDLDAVGNTTKAITKGIAIATAVLAASALFGSYRDAITTAASEVGEKVSGAGAPMNLMMDISQPNNLVGLIAGAAVVFLFSGLAINAVSRSAGAVVYEVRRQFRDHPGIMDYTEKPEYGRVVDICTKDALRELATPGLLAVLTPIAIGFTLGVGALGSFLAGAIGTGTLMAVFLANSGGAWDNAKKLVEDGHHGGKGSEAHAATVIGDTVGDPFKDTAGPAINPLLKVMNLVSLLIAPAVVKFSYGDDKNVGVRVLIAVLAILVIVGAVYISKRRGIAVGDEGNAERVSKPADPAVVS; encoded by the coding sequence ATGGCGGGGCTTTCTACCCCTCATCAGTTTGACCAACCCACAACCTTCGCAGCCGCAGTACTGACCGACGACAACCGTCTCATCGTGATGGTCATCGGGGCCGTCGCGCTGGCGGCGCTCGTGGTCGCCGGGATCCTGGTGCGCCAGGTCCTCGCGGCGGGCGAGGGCACCGACAGTATGAAGAAGATCGCGACGGCGATCCAGGAAGGCGCGAATGCCTACCTGGGCCGGCAGATGCGCACGCTCGGCGTTTTCGCCGTCGTGGTGTTCTTCCTGCTCATGCTGCTGCCCGCGGACGACTGGAATCAGCGTGCGGGCCGATCGATCTTCTTCTTGATCGGCGCGGCGTTCTCGGCGACCACCGGTTACACCGGTATGTGGCTCGCCGTACGGAGCAATGTCCGCGTGGCCGCCGCGGCACGGGAAGCGACCCCGGCGGAGGGTGAGCCCGAAAAGGATCTCACCGCCGTCTCGCACAAAGCCATGAAGATCGCTTTCCGCACGGGCGGCGTCGTCGGCATGTTCACGGTGGGGCTCGGTCTGCTGGGCGCCTCTTGTGTGGTGCTGGTGTACGCGGCCGACGCGCCGAAGGTCCTGGAGGGCTTCGGTCTCGGCGCCGCGCTGATCGCCATGTTCATGCGTGTCGGCGGTGGCATCTTCACCAAGGCCGCCGACGTCGGCGCCGACCTGGTCGGCAAGGTCGAGCAGGGCATTCCGGAGGACGATCCGCGCAATGCCGCGACCATCGCCGACAACGTGGGCGACAACGTCGGCGACTGCGCGGGCATGGCTGCCGACCTCTTCGAGTCGTACGCCGTCACGCTCGTCGCCGCACTCATCCTGGGCAAGGCGGCGTTCGGCGACTCCGGGCTCGCGTTCCCGCTGATCGTGCCCGCGATCGGCGTAATCACCGCGATGGTCGGCATCTTCGCGGTGGCGCCCCGGCGCTCCGACCGCAGTGGCATGTCCGCGATCAACCGCGGCTTCTTCATCTCCGCGGTGATCTCGCTGGCCCTGGTGGCCACGGCCGTCTACGTCTACCTCCCGGCGAAGTACGCCGATCTTGACGGAGTCACGGACGCGGCGATCAAGGCCAAGGCGGGCGACCCGCGGATCCTCGCGCTCGTCGCCGTCGCGATCGGCATCGTGCTGGCGGCACTGATCCAGCAGCTGACCGGCTACTTCACCGAGACCACCCGCCGTCCCGTCCGGGACATCGGCAAGACCTCGCTCACCGGCGCGGCCACCGTCGTCCTCGCCGGTATCTCCGTGGGTCTCGAATCGGCCGTCTACACAGCCTTGTTGATCGGCCTCGGCGTGTACGGGGCGTTCCTGCTCGGCGGTACGTCGATCATGCTGGCGCTCTTCGCGGTGGCGCTGGCCGGTACCGGTCTGCTCACCACGGTCGGCGTCATCGTGGCCATGGACACCTTCGGTCCGGTCTCCGACAACGCGCAGGGCATCGCCGAGATGTCCGGCGACGTGACGGGCGCGGGCGCCCAGGTGCTCACCGACCTGGACGCCGTGGGCAACACCACCAAGGCCATCACCAAGGGCATCGCCATCGCCACGGCCGTCCTCGCGGCCTCCGCGCTGTTCGGCTCGTACCGGGACGCGATCACCACGGCCGCGAGCGAGGTGGGCGAGAAGGTCTCGGGCGCGGGTGCGCCGATGAACCTGATGATGGACATCTCGCAGCCCAACAACCTGGTGGGTCTCATCGCAGGCGCCGCGGTCGTCTTCCTCTTCTCGGGGCTGGCGATCAACGCGGTCTCGCGGTCCGCCGGGGCCGTGGTCTACGAGGTGCGGCGGCAGTTCCGCGACCACCCCGGGATCATGGACTACACCGAGAAGCCCGAGTACGGGCGCGTCGTCGACATCTGCACCAAGGACGCGCTGCGCGAACTCGCCACGCCCGGGCTGCTCGCCGTCCTCACCCCGATCGCGATCGGGTTCACGCTCGGGGTCGGCGCGCTCGGCTCGTTCCTCGCGGGCGCGATCGGGACCGGCACGCTGATGGCGGTCTTCCTCGCCAACTCCGGTGGTGCGTGGGACAACGCGAAGAAGCTCGTCGAGGACGGTCACCACGGCGGCAAGGGCAGCGAGGCCCACGCCGCGACGGTGATCGGCGACACGGTCGGTGACCCCTTCAAGGACACCGCGGGACCCGCGATCAACCCGCTGCTCAAGGTGATGAACCTGGTGTCGCTGTTGATCGCCCCGGCGGTCGTCAAGTTCTCGTACGGTGACGACAAGAACGTCGGTGTGCGGGTACTCATCGCCGTTCTCGCGATCCTCGTGATCGTGGGCGCGGTGTACATCTCCAAGCGGCGTGGGATCGCCGTGGGTGACGAAGGCAACGCCGAGCGGGTTTCGAAGCCGGCCGATCCTGCGGTGGTTTCGTAG
- a CDS encoding small secreted protein: MEGTNPVNKKLAAALSGGAVLVLALSGCSNSNGNNDKLNSWAKQVCDAVQPQIKKIATANVAIQKEASDDSAPEDVQKADTKGFQDISDAYKVMAAAIEKAGPPDVDNGKKKQQDAVKELNDLSASYADLGKQSDALNTKDQAKFADGLSGVAEQLGKLSQSGTDALKKLEEGDVGKAMATQASCKAASASPSTTKG, encoded by the coding sequence ATGGAAGGGACCAATCCGGTGAACAAGAAGCTCGCGGCCGCACTGTCCGGCGGTGCGGTACTGGTACTGGCGCTGTCGGGATGCAGTAACAGCAACGGCAACAACGACAAGCTGAACTCCTGGGCCAAGCAGGTCTGTGACGCGGTGCAGCCGCAGATCAAGAAGATCGCGACCGCCAACGTCGCGATCCAGAAGGAGGCCTCGGACGACAGCGCGCCGGAGGACGTCCAGAAGGCCGACACCAAGGGCTTCCAGGACATCTCGGATGCCTACAAGGTGATGGCGGCCGCCATTGAGAAGGCCGGCCCGCCGGACGTCGACAACGGCAAGAAGAAGCAGCAGGACGCGGTCAAGGAGCTCAACGACCTCTCCGCCTCCTACGCCGACCTGGGGAAGCAGTCGGACGCCCTGAACACGAAGGACCAGGCGAAGTTCGCCGACGGACTCAGCGGGGTTGCCGAGCAGCTCGGCAAGCTGAGCCAGAGCGGGACCGACGCCCTGAAGAAGCTCGAAGAGGGGGACGTCGGCAAGGCGATGGCCACGCAGGCCAGCTGCAAGGCCGCGTCCGCCTCGCCTTCGACGACCAAGGGCTGA
- a CDS encoding methyltransferase codes for MSHTSLSPLPSSDRVDVAARLRDALLGASFTADGLLDLLGAPAYAALARSETVPALRATRGDTPLETLVRLFLLQQPVPQARVADVLPVEDCLDSGWLTRVGGDEVAATVDIRPYGGSDGDDWFIVSDLGCAVGGAGGIGSREEGVVLGVGGASTTLAGITVRTPVAAALDLGTGSGIQALHAAQHATRVTATDLNPRALHITALTLALSGAPASDLREGSLFEPIADDETYDLIVSNPPFVISPGARLTYRDGGMGGDDLCRTLVQQAGDRLNEGGYAQFLANWQHVEGEDWQDRLRSWVPRGCDAWIVQREVQDVTQYAELWLRDAGDHRDDPAEYQARYDAWLDEFEARKVKAVGFGWITLRKLTAVEPSITVEEWPHPVEQPLGETVRAHFDRVDYLRAHDDAALLAGHFKLVKEVVQEQVGLPGAEDPEHVVLRQHRGMRRATKVDTVGAGFAGVCDGTLSAGRILDAIAQLVGEDPVLLRDRTPAQIRLLVEQGFLEPAA; via the coding sequence GTGAGCCATACCAGCCTGTCACCGTTGCCCTCGTCCGATCGCGTCGACGTCGCCGCTCGGCTGCGGGACGCCCTGCTCGGCGCCTCCTTCACCGCCGACGGACTGCTCGATCTGCTCGGCGCCCCCGCGTACGCGGCGCTGGCGCGCAGTGAGACCGTGCCCGCGCTCCGGGCGACCCGGGGGGACACGCCGCTCGAGACGCTCGTACGGCTCTTCCTGCTGCAGCAGCCGGTGCCGCAGGCGCGCGTGGCGGACGTGCTGCCGGTCGAGGACTGTCTGGACAGCGGCTGGCTGACCCGGGTGGGTGGGGACGAGGTCGCCGCGACCGTGGACATCCGGCCGTACGGCGGGTCCGACGGCGACGACTGGTTCATCGTGTCCGACCTCGGGTGCGCCGTCGGCGGCGCGGGCGGTATCGGCAGCCGGGAGGAAGGCGTCGTCCTCGGGGTGGGCGGAGCCTCTACGACCCTCGCCGGTATCACCGTCCGTACGCCCGTCGCCGCCGCACTCGACCTCGGCACCGGCTCCGGGATCCAGGCCCTGCACGCCGCGCAGCACGCCACGCGCGTGACCGCGACCGACCTCAACCCCCGCGCGCTGCACATCACCGCGCTCACCCTCGCGCTCTCCGGAGCCCCTGCCTCCGACCTGCGCGAGGGCTCGCTCTTCGAACCGATCGCGGACGACGAGACGTACGACCTGATCGTCTCGAACCCGCCCTTCGTGATCTCGCCCGGCGCCCGGCTGACCTACCGTGACGGCGGAATGGGCGGGGACGACCTGTGCCGCACGCTCGTTCAGCAGGCGGGCGATCGCCTGAACGAAGGGGGGTACGCGCAGTTCTTGGCCAACTGGCAGCACGTGGAGGGCGAGGACTGGCAGGACCGGCTGCGCTCCTGGGTGCCCCGCGGCTGTGACGCGTGGATCGTGCAGCGCGAGGTTCAGGACGTCACGCAGTACGCCGAGTTGTGGCTGCGGGACGCGGGCGACCACCGCGACGACCCGGCCGAGTACCAGGCGCGGTACGACGCGTGGCTGGACGAGTTCGAGGCGCGCAAGGTGAAGGCCGTCGGCTTCGGATGGATCACGCTGCGCAAGCTGACTGCCGTCGAGCCCTCGATCACGGTGGAGGAGTGGCCGCACCCCGTGGAGCAGCCGCTCGGCGAGACCGTGCGCGCGCACTTCGATCGCGTCGACTATCTGCGGGCGCACGACGACGCGGCCCTGCTCGCCGGGCACTTCAAGCTCGTCAAGGAGGTTGTCCAGGAGCAGGTGGGGCTGCCCGGCGCCGAGGACCCGGAGCACGTGGTGCTGCGCCAGCACCGCGGGATGCGCCGGGCCACCAAGGTCGACACGGTCGGCGCGGGCTTCGCGGGCGTGTGCGACGGCACGCTCAGCGCGGGCCGGATTCTCGACGCCATCGCCCAATTGGTCGGCGAGGACCCGGTGTTGCTGCGCGACCGGACGCCCGCGCAGATTCGGCTGCTGGTGGAGCAGGGGTTCCTCGAACCTGCCGCGTGA
- a CDS encoding protein kinase — protein sequence MAGETPDQGEGRVISGRYRLLRTLGAGGMGRVWLAYDEELACEVSMKEVALPDVPMDASEPAQRIARARSEARHAARLRGHPHVATVHDVVVHEGLPWIVMEYVPDAVDLQAVVRQSGPLSPAGTARIGLAVLDALTAGHRIGILHRDVKPANILLAPDASGDPYARVLLTDYGIALQPESREPRLTATAGILGTPGYLAPERARGEPPTPAADLFSLGATLYAAVEGRGPFDRRGDYATLTALLGEEPTPPTRAGELTPVLHGLLAKDPVRRSSPEAVARGLERVVRGAPGAGFGPPPGWGATPLPGPAPGGFGPPPGGFGAVPGSPSASVPSDEVAGAPPGYVAGLPPRQAGASAQGPYGDPYADRAGGSTPGTPPSSGTPQTPGAPPTPNTPQTPGGPAGPGAGDTPAAGGPATPGGPAVPASGTPSPYAPWSSAAPQGAYDVRNNPYASGPDVGTGAAPQPHEGSPPLPTHPYGGSPSVSEPYLGGPPGPPPPPVGRKKPVAAVIALVVAVVLVLAGGAWAAVSLTGGDGDKKDSAAKKAPSASASTSAPEPTGPVYPYGEQAGLTDPLQAGDCVKAVWSGTPFKSVPNLGVVDCADDWPDGQVVTVDTATDYADARAQGATRCAGQAEPVATALPDAGAYALVPTKAGFTAADGGTACLVLGRHVPIGGEVARFRDKNMDLYAAQMAIGDCWTYVDKGGDSFQSLLTDCAKPHTDQVVGFVAAPKNMDYKKGIDNGGKLCSNKFESSWAPGSELKTYGWLGDKEDWNDGFTTVVCTVGHADNTKTTGKIPTPGTV from the coding sequence ATGGCGGGGGAGACGCCGGATCAGGGTGAGGGAAGGGTCATCAGTGGCCGGTATCGGCTGCTGCGGACGCTCGGCGCGGGCGGCATGGGTCGCGTATGGCTCGCGTACGACGAGGAGTTGGCCTGCGAGGTCTCCATGAAGGAGGTCGCGCTGCCGGACGTGCCGATGGACGCGAGCGAGCCCGCGCAGCGCATCGCGCGGGCGCGCAGCGAGGCTCGGCACGCGGCGCGGTTGCGCGGGCATCCCCATGTGGCCACCGTGCACGACGTGGTGGTGCACGAGGGGCTGCCGTGGATCGTCATGGAGTACGTGCCGGACGCGGTCGATCTCCAGGCGGTCGTACGGCAGTCGGGGCCGTTGTCGCCCGCGGGGACCGCCAGGATCGGGCTCGCGGTCCTCGACGCGCTCACCGCGGGACATCGGATCGGCATCCTCCACAGGGATGTGAAACCGGCCAACATCCTTCTGGCACCGGACGCTTCGGGCGACCCGTACGCGCGCGTGCTGCTCACCGACTACGGGATCGCGCTCCAGCCGGAGTCCCGCGAGCCGCGGCTCACCGCCACCGCCGGCATTCTCGGCACGCCCGGTTACCTCGCTCCCGAGCGCGCCCGCGGCGAGCCGCCCACGCCCGCCGCCGACCTCTTCTCCCTGGGTGCCACGTTGTACGCGGCCGTCGAAGGCCGCGGCCCCTTCGACCGTCGCGGCGACTACGCGACATTGACGGCCCTGCTCGGCGAGGAGCCCACGCCGCCGACCCGCGCCGGTGAACTGACGCCCGTGCTGCACGGGTTGCTCGCCAAGGACCCGGTACGGAGGTCGTCACCGGAGGCGGTCGCGCGGGGGCTGGAGCGAGTGGTGCGGGGCGCGCCGGGCGCGGGGTTCGGGCCCCCGCCCGGGTGGGGAGCGACACCCCTGCCGGGTCCTGCGCCCGGCGGATTCGGGCCGCCGCCGGGCGGATTCGGAGCGGTGCCGGGCAGCCCGTCCGCGAGCGTGCCCTCGGACGAGGTCGCGGGCGCGCCTCCCGGGTATGTCGCGGGCTTGCCCCCGAGGCAGGCGGGAGCTTCGGCGCAGGGGCCGTACGGCGACCCGTACGCGGACCGGGCAGGGGGATCGACGCCGGGTACCCCGCCGAGCTCGGGTACACCGCAGACGCCGGGCGCGCCCCCCACGCCGAACACCCCGCAGACGCCCGGTGGTCCGGCCGGCCCGGGCGCGGGCGACACCCCCGCTGCCGGCGGCCCCGCCACACCGGGTGGCCCGGCCGTGCCGGCCTCCGGCACCCCGTCGCCGTACGCCCCTTGGAGTTCGGCGGCCCCGCAGGGTGCGTACGACGTCCGCAACAACCCCTACGCGAGCGGCCCGGACGTGGGGACCGGCGCCGCGCCCCAGCCCCACGAGGGCAGCCCGCCCCTGCCGACCCACCCGTACGGGGGCAGCCCCTCCGTGTCGGAGCCCTACCTGGGCGGTCCGCCCGGACCGCCTCCGCCGCCCGTGGGGCGCAAGAAGCCCGTCGCCGCCGTCATCGCCCTCGTCGTGGCCGTCGTCCTCGTGCTCGCCGGCGGCGCCTGGGCCGCCGTCTCGCTGACCGGCGGTGACGGCGACAAGAAGGACAGCGCGGCGAAGAAGGCCCCTTCGGCCTCGGCGAGCACGTCGGCGCCGGAGCCGACGGGGCCGGTCTACCCGTACGGCGAACAGGCGGGACTCACCGACCCGTTGCAGGCCGGCGACTGTGTGAAGGCGGTCTGGTCGGGCACGCCCTTCAAGTCGGTGCCGAACCTCGGCGTCGTCGACTGCGCCGACGACTGGCCGGACGGTCAGGTCGTGACCGTCGACACGGCGACCGACTACGCCGACGCCCGCGCCCAGGGCGCGACACGCTGTGCGGGGCAGGCCGAGCCGGTGGCCACCGCCCTGCCCGACGCCGGCGCCTATGCCCTCGTCCCGACGAAGGCGGGGTTCACGGCGGCCGACGGCGGTACGGCATGTCTCGTACTCGGACGGCATGTCCCCATCGGGGGCGAAGTGGCACGGTTCCGCGACAAGAACATGGACCTGTACGCCGCGCAAATGGCCATCGGGGACTGCTGGACGTACGTCGACAAGGGGGGTGACTCGTTCCAGTCCCTGCTGACCGACTGCGCCAAGCCGCACACCGACCAGGTCGTCGGGTTCGTCGCCGCGCCCAAGAACATGGACTACAAGAAGGGGATCGACAACGGAGGAAAACTCTGCAGCAACAAATTCGAGTCGAGTTGGGCGCCCGGATCGGAGCTGAAGACCTACGGCTGGCTGGGCGACAAGGAAGACTGGAACGACGGATTCACCACAGTCGTGTGCACAGTGGGCCACGCCGACAACACAAAGACGACCGGGAAGATACCCACGCCCGGCACGGTCTGA